A portion of the Francisella uliginis genome contains these proteins:
- the tsf gene encoding translation elongation factor Ts, which yields MSNISAKLVKELRERTGAGMMECKKALVAAEGDIEKAAEEMRISGQAKADKKASRVAAEGVIEAYAADGRAVLLEINSETDFVARDDSFKSFAKEAVKAAHAANAKTIEEVLEAKISTGETVEEARKALVAKIGENIQVRRVKATEAGNLGAYVHGGRIGVVAALEGGDEELAKDIAMHVTAANPQYVNPEDVPADVVEKEKAIQVEIAMQSGKPKEIAEKMVVGRMKKFTGEVSLTGQAFVKDPSIQVEKLLKDKNAKVASFIRLDVGEGIEKKEEDFAAEVMSQIKG from the coding sequence ATGTCAAATATTTCTGCTAAATTAGTAAAGGAACTTAGAGAAAGAACTGGTGCTGGCATGATGGAGTGTAAGAAAGCTCTAGTTGCTGCTGAAGGTGATATTGAAAAAGCTGCTGAAGAGATGAGAATCTCTGGTCAAGCAAAAGCTGATAAGAAAGCTTCTCGTGTTGCTGCTGAAGGTGTTATCGAAGCTTATGCTGCTGACGGTAGAGCTGTATTGCTTGAAATCAACTCGGAAACGGATTTCGTTGCTAGAGATGATAGTTTTAAATCATTTGCTAAAGAAGCTGTGAAAGCTGCTCATGCTGCTAATGCAAAAACTATCGAAGAAGTTCTAGAAGCTAAGATTTCAACTGGTGAAACTGTTGAAGAAGCTAGAAAAGCTTTAGTTGCTAAGATCGGTGAGAACATTCAAGTTCGTAGAGTTAAAGCTACAGAAGCTGGTAACTTAGGTGCTTATGTTCACGGTGGTAGAATTGGTGTAGTTGCTGCTTTAGAAGGCGGTGATGAAGAACTTGCTAAAGATATCGCTATGCATGTAACAGCTGCTAATCCTCAGTATGTTAATCCTGAAGATGTTCCTGCAGATGTTGTAGAAAAAGAAAAGGCTATCCAAGTTGAGATCGCTATGCAATCTGGTAAGCCAAAAGAAATCGCTGAGAAGATGGTTGTTGGTCGTATGAAGAAGTTTACTGGTGAAGTTAGCTTAACTGGTCAAGCTTTTGTTAAAGATCCAAGTATCCAAGTTGAAAAGCTTCTTAAAGATAAAAATGCAAAAGTAGCTAGCTTTATTCGTCTAGATGTTGGTGAAGGTATCGAGAAGAAAGAAGAAGACTTTGCTGCAGAGGTGATGAGCCAAATTAAAGGTTAA
- the rplW gene encoding 50S ribosomal protein L23, with amino-acid sequence MSSQEKLLKTVIRPHVSDKTYGLSDANSTIVFEVARFASKQDVKNAIEQLFEVKVESVNILNVKGKARRFGRVEGRTKAWKKAYVKLAEGHDINFVGAE; translated from the coding sequence ATGAGTTCTCAAGAAAAATTATTAAAAACTGTAATAAGACCTCATGTTTCTGATAAAACTTATGGTCTTTCAGATGCAAACTCAACAATCGTGTTTGAAGTTGCTAGATTTGCAAGCAAGCAAGATGTAAAAAATGCTATTGAGCAGCTTTTTGAAGTTAAAGTTGAGTCTGTAAATATCCTTAATGTTAAGGGTAAGGCGCGTAGATTTGGTCGTGTTGAAGGTAGAACAAAAGCTTGGAAAAAAGCTTATGTGAAGCTTGCTGAAGGACATGATATCAATTTTGTTGGTGCAGAGTAA
- the rpsJ gene encoding 30S ribosomal protein S10, with protein MNNQRIRIRLKAFDHKLIDVSTQEIVDTAKKTGAQVKGPIPLPVRKEKFTILISPHVNKKARDQYEIRTHKRLIDIVEPTDKTVDALMKLDLASGVDVQISLS; from the coding sequence ATAAATAATCAACGTATTAGAATTAGATTAAAAGCCTTTGATCATAAGCTTATCGATGTTTCAACTCAAGAAATTGTTGATACAGCTAAGAAAACAGGGGCTCAGGTTAAAGGACCTATTCCTTTACCAGTACGTAAAGAGAAGTTTACAATTCTTATTTCTCCTCACGTAAATAAAAAAGCAAGAGATCAATATGAGATCAGAACTCACAAGAGATTGATCGATATTGTTGAGCCTACAGACAAAACTGTAGATGCTTTAATGAAATTAGATTTAGCATCAGGTGTTGATGTTCAGATCAGTTTAAGCTAA
- the dut gene encoding dUTP diphosphatase, giving the protein MNIELKFLNKEIIKELPSYGTEGSAAVDLKACISESVFLNPGECKLIGTGIAINIADPRYAAMILPRSGLGHKKGLVLGNGTGLIDSDYQGELKVSCFNRSQEVVEIEPLMRFAQLVIVPVIQATFNVVDEFSKETARAIGGFGHTGV; this is encoded by the coding sequence ATGAATATTGAACTTAAGTTTTTAAATAAAGAGATTATTAAAGAGCTGCCTAGTTATGGAACTGAGGGTTCTGCAGCTGTTGATCTGAAAGCATGTATTTCTGAGAGTGTGTTTTTAAATCCTGGTGAATGTAAGCTTATAGGTACTGGAATAGCTATTAATATTGCTGATCCAAGATATGCTGCGATGATTTTGCCAAGATCAGGGTTGGGGCATAAGAAAGGTTTGGTACTTGGTAATGGTACGGGTCTTATAGATTCTGATTATCAAGGTGAATTAAAAGTTTCTTGTTTTAATCGCTCTCAAGAGGTTGTAGAAATAGAACCTTTGATGAGATTTGCTCAGCTTGTTATTGTGCCTGTTATTCAAGCAACCTTTAATGTTGTTGATGAGTTTTCAAAAGAAACAGCTAGAGCCATTGGTGGTTTTGGCCATACAGGGGTTTAG
- a CDS encoding phosphatidate cytidylyltransferase produces MKERIITGVVLVVVVFSFLLYASEYLFGVGVFLVALLSAHEWLRLAKVDQDAMVKYLIVFVVAAFVVAEFFTYLQYIFPIFWLYAIFRLSQYEREKINAISSTEMLVLGLFTIAPFAACLYILHSNNVAWIFMFILVVAAADSGAYFTGKAIGKRKMLPRLSPNKTIEGLLGGMACAVVVAVIFLLYMGLTPLEYLYMVLISALIAVLSVVGDVFESMMKRIAGVKDSGNILPGHGGLLDRLDGYMPTLPVFVLLGYLAGVFVL; encoded by the coding sequence ATGAAAGAAAGAATTATAACAGGTGTTGTGCTTGTAGTAGTGGTATTTAGTTTTTTGTTATACGCATCTGAGTACTTATTTGGGGTTGGTGTTTTCCTTGTAGCTCTTTTGTCTGCACATGAGTGGTTAAGACTAGCAAAGGTTGATCAGGATGCTATGGTTAAGTATCTTATTGTGTTCGTGGTTGCAGCTTTTGTAGTTGCTGAATTCTTTACCTACTTGCAGTATATTTTCCCTATATTTTGGTTATACGCTATATTTAGATTAAGTCAGTATGAGCGAGAGAAAATAAATGCTATTTCATCAACGGAAATGCTTGTTTTAGGGTTGTTTACTATAGCTCCTTTTGCTGCTTGTCTATATATATTGCATAGTAATAATGTTGCGTGGATATTTATGTTTATTTTAGTTGTTGCAGCAGCTGATAGTGGCGCATATTTTACTGGTAAAGCTATTGGTAAGCGTAAGATGCTTCCTAGGTTGAGCCCAAATAAAACTATAGAAGGTCTTCTTGGTGGTATGGCTTGTGCTGTTGTGGTGGCTGTAATATTTCTTTTATACATGGGCTTAACTCCTTTAGAGTATCTTTATATGGTGCTAATATCAGCTCTTATTGCAGTGTTGTCTGTTGTTGGTGACGTGTTTGAGAGTATGATGAAGCGTATAGCAGGGGTTAAGGATAGTGGTAATATTTTGCCTGGCCATGGTGGTTTGCTTGATAGGTTGGATGGTTATATGCCTACTCTGCCAGTATTTGTGTTGTTAGGATATTTGGCTGGTGTGTTTGTTTTATAG
- the pgsA gene encoding CDP-diacylglycerol--glycerol-3-phosphate 3-phosphatidyltransferase, producing the protein MFFNIPNILTFGRLALIPFIVICYYFNFPHHHGITATLFLLGAATDWLDGYLARKWEQTSKLGAFLDPVADKLIVATALCLFVEMYPYWWATIPAIIMICREILVSALREWMAELGQRSVVKVGIWGKVKTTAQMAALFIFLIKPAIDFRQSIDYASFNTWFIFLGFLMLYIAVVLTVYSMCNYLYVAFKSVFGSSNK; encoded by the coding sequence ATGTTTTTTAATATACCTAATATTTTAACTTTTGGGCGTTTGGCTTTAATTCCTTTTATCGTTATTTGTTATTATTTTAATTTTCCGCATCATCATGGTATCACGGCTACGCTATTTTTATTAGGTGCTGCAACTGATTGGTTGGATGGTTATCTAGCACGTAAATGGGAACAGACAAGTAAGTTGGGAGCTTTTCTAGATCCTGTTGCAGATAAGCTTATCGTAGCTACAGCTTTATGCTTATTTGTTGAGATGTATCCTTATTGGTGGGCGACTATCCCTGCAATTATTATGATTTGTCGTGAAATACTTGTGTCTGCTTTACGTGAATGGATGGCAGAGTTAGGTCAGCGTAGTGTTGTTAAGGTTGGTATCTGGGGGAAGGTTAAAACTACTGCTCAGATGGCAGCGCTATTTATATTTCTAATTAAACCAGCGATAGATTTTAGGCAGTCTATTGATTATGCAAGTTTTAATACATGGTTTATATTTTTAGGGTTTTTGATGTTGTATATTGCTGTGGTTTTAACAGTTTATTCTATGTGTAATTATCTTTATGTTGCATTTAAGTCCGTTTTTGGATCTTCCAATAAGTAA
- the rplC gene encoding 50S ribosomal protein L3: MSLGLVGRKCGMTRIFTEDGVSIPVTVVQVEPNKVTQVKTTETDGYNAIQVTTGFKKRSNVNKPTAGHYAKAGVEPGRGLWEFAIDNATEYEVGSSVEATIFEAGQKVDVRGVSKGKGFQGGVKRHNFATQDATHGNSLSHRVHGSTGQNQTPGRVFKNKKMAGHMGSENVTIQSLEVVRVDAENGLLLLKGGIPGSVGGNIIVTPAVKS, encoded by the coding sequence ATGTCTTTAGGATTAGTTGGTCGCAAATGTGGTATGACTCGTATTTTTACTGAAGATGGTGTTTCTATTCCTGTAACAGTAGTTCAAGTTGAGCCTAACAAGGTTACTCAAGTTAAAACTACTGAAACGGATGGTTATAATGCTATACAAGTAACTACTGGTTTCAAGAAGCGTTCTAATGTAAACAAACCTACAGCTGGTCACTATGCGAAAGCTGGTGTGGAGCCTGGTAGAGGATTGTGGGAATTCGCTATAGATAATGCTACTGAATATGAAGTTGGTTCATCTGTTGAAGCTACTATATTTGAAGCAGGTCAAAAAGTGGATGTAAGAGGAGTATCTAAAGGTAAAGGTTTCCAAGGTGGCGTTAAGCGTCATAACTTTGCTACACAAGATGCAACTCATGGTAACTCACTTTCTCACAGAGTTCATGGTTCTACTGGTCAAAACCAGACTCCAGGTAGAGTATTTAAGAACAAGAAGATGGCTGGACACATGGGTAGCGAAAACGTTACTATTCAGTCTCTTGAGGTTGTGAGAGTGGACGCGGAAAATGGTTTATTACTTTTAAAAGGTGGTATTCCAGGTTCAGTTGGTGGCAATATCATTGTTACTCCAGCTGTTAAAAGTTAG
- the fusA gene encoding elongation factor G produces the protein MPRKTALEKYRNIGICAHVDAGKTTTTERILFYTGLSHKIGEVHDGAATMDWMEQEQERGITITSAATTTFWSGMDQQFPEHRVNIIDTPGHVDFTIEVERSLRVLDGAVVVFCGSSGVEPQSETVWRQANKYGVPRIVFVNKMDRSGADFERVCGQIKTRLKANVVPVQLNIGAEEDFKGVVDLVKMKAIMWNEEDMGLTYDLVDIPAELQDRAEELRMEMIEAAAESSEELMEKYLEEGELSEDEIHEGLRTRVLNNEIVLAFCGSAFKNKGVQAVLDGVIRYLPAPNQVAAIKCETQDGEPASRPSSDDEPFAALAFKLATDPFVGNLTFIRVYSGVLKSGDAVYNPVKGKKERVGRIVQMHSNKREEIKEVRAGDIAACIGLKDVTTGDTLCDQDNVVILERMEFPEPVISVAVEPKTKADQEKMSIALGKLAAEDPSFRVKTDEESGQTIISGMGELHLDIIVDRMKREFKVEANVGNPQVAYRETIKSTVDQDSKFVRQSGGRGQYGHVVVKFEPLVVEEDENGEDKTFEFVDEIVGGVVPKEYIGSVAKGIEEQMQNGVLAGYPMIGVKATLFDGSYHDVDSSEMAFKIAASMALKEGAKKANACILEPIMKVEVVTPEDYLGDVMGDLNRRRGIIEGMDENPSGRVVNALVPLSEMFGYATNVRSMSQGRASFSMQFEKYAEVPNNIADEIIKSRNS, from the coding sequence ATGCCTCGTAAAACAGCTTTAGAAAAATATAGAAATATCGGTATCTGTGCCCACGTTGACGCAGGTAAGACAACTACTACAGAGCGTATCTTATTTTATACAGGTCTTTCTCATAAGATCGGTGAGGTACATGATGGTGCTGCTACTATGGACTGGATGGAGCAAGAGCAAGAAAGAGGTATTACAATTACTTCAGCTGCTACAACTACTTTCTGGTCGGGTATGGATCAACAATTTCCTGAGCATCGTGTAAACATTATTGACACTCCGGGTCACGTTGACTTTACAATTGAAGTTGAGCGTTCTCTACGTGTACTAGATGGTGCGGTTGTTGTATTTTGTGGTTCATCAGGTGTTGAGCCTCAGTCAGAAACTGTATGGCGTCAAGCTAACAAATACGGTGTTCCAAGAATCGTATTTGTAAACAAAATGGACAGATCTGGAGCAGATTTTGAAAGAGTTTGTGGTCAGATTAAAACAAGACTAAAAGCAAATGTAGTTCCTGTTCAATTAAATATTGGTGCGGAAGAAGATTTCAAAGGTGTTGTAGATCTAGTTAAGATGAAAGCTATTATGTGGAATGAAGAAGATATGGGTCTAACTTATGATCTTGTAGATATTCCAGCTGAGCTTCAAGATAGAGCAGAAGAGCTACGTATGGAGATGATTGAGGCTGCGGCTGAGTCTTCAGAAGAGCTAATGGAAAAATATCTTGAAGAAGGCGAGCTTTCAGAAGATGAAATTCATGAAGGTCTTCGTACAAGAGTTCTTAATAATGAGATCGTGCTTGCATTCTGTGGATCAGCATTTAAGAACAAAGGTGTTCAGGCTGTTCTTGATGGTGTTATCCGTTATTTACCTGCTCCTAACCAGGTTGCTGCTATTAAGTGTGAAACACAAGATGGTGAGCCAGCTTCTCGTCCTTCATCTGATGATGAGCCATTTGCAGCTCTTGCGTTTAAGCTAGCTACTGACCCGTTTGTTGGTAACTTAACGTTTATACGTGTTTATTCAGGCGTACTTAAGTCTGGTGATGCTGTTTATAACCCTGTTAAAGGTAAAAAAGAGCGTGTAGGTCGTATTGTACAGATGCACTCTAACAAGCGTGAAGAGATCAAAGAAGTTCGTGCTGGTGATATCGCTGCATGTATTGGTCTAAAAGATGTAACTACTGGTGATACTCTTTGTGATCAAGATAATGTTGTTATCTTAGAAAGAATGGAATTCCCTGAGCCAGTGATTTCTGTTGCTGTTGAGCCAAAAACTAAAGCTGACCAAGAAAAAATGTCTATAGCCTTAGGTAAGCTAGCTGCAGAGGATCCATCTTTCAGAGTTAAAACTGATGAAGAGTCAGGTCAAACAATTATTTCTGGTATGGGTGAGCTTCACTTGGATATTATTGTTGATCGTATGAAGCGTGAGTTCAAGGTTGAAGCAAATGTTGGTAATCCTCAGGTGGCATACAGAGAAACTATTAAATCAACTGTAGATCAAGATAGTAAGTTCGTGCGCCAATCTGGTGGTCGCGGTCAATATGGTCATGTTGTTGTTAAGTTTGAGCCATTAGTTGTTGAAGAAGATGAAAATGGTGAAGATAAGACATTTGAGTTTGTTGATGAGATTGTTGGTGGTGTGGTACCAAAAGAATATATTGGTTCAGTTGCTAAAGGTATCGAAGAGCAAATGCAGAATGGTGTATTAGCTGGTTACCCAATGATTGGTGTTAAAGCTACTTTATTTGATGGTTCTTACCATGATGTTGACTCATCTGAGATGGCGTTTAAGATTGCTGCTTCTATGGCGCTTAAAGAAGGTGCTAAAAAAGCAAATGCTTGTATACTTGAGCCAATTATGAAGGTAGAAGTTGTGACTCCTGAAGATTATCTTGGTGATGTTATGGGTGACCTTAACAGAAGAAGAGGTATTATTGAAGGTATGGATGAGAACCCAAGTGGTAGAGTTGTTAATGCTCTAGTTCCTCTTTCAGAAATGTTTGGTTATGCTACTAATGTTCGTTCTATGAGCCAAGGTAGAGCATCTTTCTCTATGCAGTTTGAAAAATATGCTGAAGTACCAAATAACATAGCTGATGAAATCATCAAATCACGTAACTCATAA
- the rpsG gene encoding 30S ribosomal protein S7, translated as MSRRNRAPKRDILPDPKYKSQVVAKFVNHIMLDGKKSVAEKIVYGAFDRIKAKDASANEVEVFENALESVSPMVEVKSRRVGGATYQVPVEVRPERRQTLGMRWIIDAARKRKENTMGDRVAAEILEAVEGRGAAVKKREDTHKMAEANKAFAHFRW; from the coding sequence ATGTCTAGAAGAAATAGAGCTCCTAAAAGAGATATTTTACCTGATCCTAAGTATAAGAGTCAGGTAGTTGCTAAGTTTGTTAACCATATCATGCTAGATGGTAAAAAATCAGTAGCAGAGAAAATTGTATATGGTGCATTTGATAGAATCAAAGCAAAAGATGCTTCAGCTAATGAAGTTGAAGTTTTTGAAAATGCGTTAGAAAGCGTTAGCCCTATGGTAGAGGTTAAATCTCGCCGTGTTGGTGGTGCTACATATCAAGTACCTGTAGAAGTTAGACCAGAGCGTCGTCAAACTTTGGGTATGAGATGGATAATTGATGCTGCACGTAAGAGAAAAGAAAATACTATGGGTGATAGAGTTGCTGCGGAAATTCTAGAAGCTGTAGAAGGTAGAGGTGCTGCTGTCAAGAAGAGAGAAGATACTCATAAGATGGCTGAAGCTAACAAAGCATTTGCTCACTTTAGATGGTAA
- the pyrH gene encoding UMP kinase produces the protein MSNDSSECSQKSPKFKRVLLKLSGESLSADQGFGINVDSAKPVINQIKTLANQGVEVAIVVGGGNILRGGRANFGDKIKRATADSMGMIATMINALALRDMLISENVEADVFSAKGVDGLLKVASAHEFNQSLAAGKVLIFAGGTGNPFVTTDTTASLRAVEIGADALLKATTVDGVYDKDPNKHSDARRFERITFSEVVAKELSVMDLGAFTQCRDFGIPIYVFDLTQPNALVDAVVDSKYGTWVTLD, from the coding sequence ATGTCTAACGATTCGTCAGAATGTTCTCAAAAATCTCCAAAGTTTAAGAGAGTTCTTCTTAAGTTAAGTGGAGAGTCTTTATCTGCAGATCAGGGTTTTGGTATAAATGTTGACTCTGCAAAACCTGTTATAAATCAAATTAAAACTCTTGCTAATCAGGGTGTTGAAGTAGCTATAGTTGTTGGTGGTGGTAATATCTTGCGAGGAGGTAGGGCTAATTTTGGTGACAAGATCAAAAGGGCGACTGCAGACTCGATGGGTATGATCGCGACTATGATTAATGCTTTGGCTTTACGTGATATGCTTATTAGTGAAAATGTCGAAGCAGATGTTTTTTCAGCGAAAGGTGTTGATGGCTTGCTTAAGGTGGCTAGTGCGCATGAGTTTAATCAGTCATTAGCTGCTGGGAAAGTTTTGATCTTTGCTGGTGGTACAGGTAATCCATTTGTAACTACTGATACTACAGCTAGTTTAAGAGCTGTTGAGATTGGTGCAGATGCTTTACTTAAAGCTACAACTGTTGATGGGGTGTATGATAAAGATCCAAATAAGCACTCAGATGCAAGGCGCTTTGAGAGAATTACTTTCTCGGAAGTGGTTGCTAAAGAGCTGAGTGTTATGGATTTGGGAGCTTTTACTCAATGTAGAGATTTTGGTATTCCAATATATGTGTTTGATTTGACTCAGCCTAATGCTTTGGTTGATGCTGTTGTTGATTCTAAATATGGTACTTGGGTTACTTTAGACTAA
- the uppS gene encoding polyprenyl diphosphate synthase — MISAKKNTLRHIAIIMDGNGRWAKSRLKPRIFGHRNAISSVDASIEYCAENNIEILTLFAFGRDNWLRPAQEVEDLMDLFCKTLKDKAPKLHKNNISLKVVGDKTRLSEKLLNIIAETESLTSQNTGLELRLAVDYAGKWDIVEAVKAVVNDVQKQKVLPEAITEQVFSKYLVAGDLPVDLLIRTSGEVRLSDFMLWQLAYAEMYFTDVMWPDFSKKELNRAVEYFYSRQRRFGKSGEQVK, encoded by the coding sequence ATGATCTCGGCTAAGAAAAATACTCTTAGACACATTGCCATAATTATGGATGGTAATGGTAGGTGGGCTAAAAGTAGATTAAAGCCAAGAATCTTTGGACATAGGAATGCTATATCTAGTGTAGATGCTTCAATAGAGTATTGTGCTGAAAATAATATCGAAATTTTGACACTTTTTGCTTTTGGTAGGGATAATTGGCTAAGACCAGCGCAGGAAGTCGAGGACTTGATGGATTTGTTCTGCAAAACGCTCAAAGATAAAGCTCCTAAGTTGCATAAAAATAATATATCTTTGAAGGTTGTTGGCGATAAGACAAGACTTTCAGAGAAGCTTTTAAATATCATTGCAGAAACAGAGTCTTTAACGAGTCAAAATACAGGTTTAGAGTTAAGATTGGCTGTTGACTATGCTGGTAAATGGGATATTGTAGAGGCAGTAAAAGCTGTGGTAAACGATGTTCAGAAACAAAAAGTTTTGCCAGAGGCTATAACTGAGCAAGTATTTAGTAAATATTTGGTTGCTGGTGATCTACCTGTTGATTTACTTATTCGCACAAGTGGTGAAGTCCGCTTAAGTGATTTTATGTTGTGGCAACTTGCATACGCAGAGATGTATTTTACTGATGTTATGTGGCCAGATTTTTCTAAAAAGGAGCTGAATAGGGCTGTAGAGTATTTTTATTCGCGCCAAAGAAGGTTTGGTAAGAGTGGTGAGCAGGTTAAATAA
- the rplD gene encoding 50S ribosomal protein L4, with the protein MKSLAGAEAGVVDVAEGVFATDYNEALIHQVVVAYMAGARQGTKAQKTRSEVSGGGAKPWRQKGTGRARAGTIRSPIFRKGGVTFAAKPKSYKQKVNRKMYSGAIKSILSELLRSDRMTVVEELKLETPKTKEFKSVIDSLGVNDVLFVVGVEEFSENLYLSSRNLKNVAVCDSVEINPVSLVCFENVVFTKKAIKEIEEKLV; encoded by the coding sequence ATGAAATCTTTAGCTGGTGCAGAGGCTGGTGTAGTAGATGTTGCAGAAGGTGTTTTTGCAACAGACTATAATGAAGCTCTGATCCACCAGGTTGTTGTTGCTTATATGGCAGGTGCTCGTCAAGGTACAAAAGCTCAAAAGACTAGATCTGAAGTATCTGGTGGTGGAGCTAAGCCTTGGAGACAAAAAGGTACAGGTAGAGCAAGAGCGGGTACTATCCGTTCTCCTATCTTTAGAAAGGGTGGTGTAACATTTGCCGCTAAGCCTAAGAGTTATAAGCAAAAAGTTAATCGCAAAATGTATTCAGGTGCTATCAAGTCAATCCTATCTGAGTTATTAAGATCAGATAGAATGACTGTAGTAGAAGAGTTGAAGTTAGAAACTCCAAAGACAAAAGAGTTTAAATCAGTTATTGATTCTTTAGGAGTTAATGATGTACTTTTTGTTGTTGGTGTAGAAGAATTTAGTGAGAATCTATACTTATCTTCTAGAAACCTTAAGAATGTAGCAGTGTGTGATTCTGTAGAAATTAATCCGGTTTCTTTAGTATGCTTTGAGAACGTTGTTTTCACTAAAAAAGCTATAAAAGAAATAGAGGAGAAGTTAGTATGA
- the rpsL gene encoding 30S ribosomal protein S12: MATINQLVNNPRKRSVVKSKVPALKACPQRRGVCTRVYTTTPKKPNSALRKVARVRLTSGFEVTSYIGGEGHNLQEHSVVLIRGGRVKDLPGVRYHIVRGALDTSGVNNRKHGRSKYGTKRPKS, translated from the coding sequence ATGGCAACTATAAATCAGTTGGTGAACAACCCTCGCAAGAGATCGGTTGTTAAGTCTAAGGTTCCTGCGTTGAAGGCTTGTCCTCAAAGAAGAGGTGTTTGTACAAGAGTTTATACTACAACTCCTAAGAAGCCTAACTCAGCACTTAGAAAAGTAGCTCGTGTAAGATTAACGAGCGGTTTTGAGGTAACAAGTTACATTGGTGGTGAAGGCCATAACCTACAAGAGCACAGTGTGGTGCTTATCAGAGGTGGTAGGGTTAAAGATTTGCCAGGTGTGCGTTATCACATCGTTAGGGGTGCTTTAGATACTTCAGGTGTTAATAATCGTAAGCACGGTCGTTCTAAGTATGGTACGAAGCGTCCTAAGTCTTAG
- the rpsB gene encoding 30S ribosomal protein S2 gives MSLMKEMLSAGVHFGHKKAFWNPQMNEYIFGINHGVHIINLEKTVPLFQDAVNFVGKTVANGGKVLFVGTKRQAQDIIETEAKRCGMPFVSHRWLGGMLTNYKTVRQSIKRLAQLEKMKEDGTFESLTKKEMLQNLRTIEKLEKVLGGIKEMGGIPDAIVVIDSNKEHIAIQEAKKLGIKVVSIVDTNSNPEGIDYIIPGNDDAVKSISFYMKKFADAVIDAQGLDRAIEAKADEAVEAQQEA, from the coding sequence ATGTCTTTAATGAAAGAAATGTTATCTGCTGGTGTTCACTTCGGACACAAAAAAGCTTTCTGGAACCCACAAATGAATGAATACATCTTTGGTATTAACCATGGTGTACATATCATCAATTTAGAAAAAACAGTTCCTCTTTTCCAAGACGCTGTTAACTTTGTTGGTAAAACTGTTGCTAATGGTGGTAAGGTTCTTTTTGTTGGTACTAAAAGACAAGCTCAAGATATCATAGAAACTGAAGCTAAAAGATGTGGTATGCCGTTCGTTAGCCACAGATGGTTAGGTGGTATGCTTACTAACTACAAAACAGTTAGACAATCTATCAAAAGATTAGCTCAGTTAGAAAAGATGAAAGAAGATGGTACTTTTGAATCTTTAACTAAGAAAGAAATGCTTCAAAACTTAAGAACTATCGAGAAGTTAGAGAAAGTTCTTGGTGGTATTAAAGAGATGGGTGGTATTCCTGATGCTATCGTTGTTATTGATAGCAACAAAGAGCATATCGCTATTCAAGAAGCTAAAAAGCTTGGTATCAAAGTTGTATCTATCGTAGATACTAACTCAAACCCTGAAGGTATTGATTATATCATTCCTGGTAATGATGATGCTGTTAAGTCTATATCTTTCTATATGAAGAAGTTTGCTGATGCTGTTATCGATGCTCAAGGTCTAGATAGAGCAATTGAAGCAAAAGCTGATGAAGCTGTAGAAGCTCAACAAGAAGCATAA
- the frr gene encoding ribosome recycling factor, translating to MINEILKDAESRMSKSLDVLADDLAKIRTGRAHPDILAHVTIDYYGSATPITQVANVNVLDARTLGITPWEKGLSGQIEKAIMTSDLGLNPTNLGDSLRVPMPALNEERRRELVKLVKSETESGRISIRNIRRDANSDIKELLKEKEITEDEAKRAEDNIQKITDKMIAQADALAVKKEQDLMEV from the coding sequence ATGATAAATGAAATTCTAAAAGATGCTGAAAGCAGAATGAGTAAATCTTTGGATGTTTTAGCTGATGATTTAGCTAAGATTAGAACTGGTCGTGCTCATCCTGATATTTTAGCTCATGTAACTATCGACTATTATGGTTCAGCTACTCCTATTACTCAGGTTGCTAACGTAAATGTTCTAGATGCGAGAACTCTTGGTATTACTCCGTGGGAGAAGGGTCTTTCGGGTCAGATTGAAAAGGCTATTATGACTTCTGATCTTGGTCTTAACCCTACTAACTTAGGCGATTCTCTAAGAGTGCCTATGCCAGCATTAAACGAAGAAAGAAGAAGAGAGCTTGTTAAGCTAGTTAAGTCTGAAACAGAAAGTGGCAGAATCTCTATCAGAAATATTCGTCGTGATGCTAATAGTGATATTAAAGAGCTTCTTAAGGAAAAAGAAATAACTGAAGATGAAGCAAAAAGAGCTGAAGATAATATCCAAAAAATCACTGATAAAATGATTGCTCAAGCTGATGCTCTAGCAGTTAAAAAGGAACAAGACTTAATGGAGGTCTAA